tgCTATTGTTACAATCTTACATAAAAGGGCTACTTCAAACTATTACAGGAATTttcacttgtgtgtttgtgtgcaaaatTGTGTGTAAAGgcataaacaaacagcaaaaccgACAGCAGAAAACTGGTAAGTTAAGTCTGTTGACAGTGTGGGGGATGTTTCCTTGACACACACGGTCAGTGGTCTTTACTAAAATATTTAACCTGTCCTTAGCGCAGGCCACTGTCCCACCCTGCCTGAAGTCCTCAACCATCATCCCATCAGCAGCTCAAATTACTTCCAGCCAGTGGCTCTCACTCCAGTCATTACAAAGTGTTTTGAGAAACTGATAAGAAGTCATATTATTCAAAGACTTCCACCCACATTCAATATGCAATGCAATATAATTTAGTACCACATGTGCAGTATGTCTTTTATACAGTCTGAGCCAAAGCATGTCGATAACCTATACCCTAATACTGACTTCTTTCTGAATCCCATCCTAAAATAATTAAGCCTGAACAGTATGTAAGTATCAAATTTATtctcaaatacacaaacaaaggtGTCAATATGAAATCAAACAATGTGACGCTGTCAATGTCATTCTTTTTGAAATGTTGACTCTTCATTTAGCACCTTAATATTTGGGTTACACATGATTTATATAGTCACTCATACAAAAATGAAATAGGTGAATAATGCGAGTCAGTAACATAAAAATAAGCATGGGGATCTGGGGCATTTGGATCACAGTAACTTCAGATATACACTGCATGTAATCAAAAAGTACCGCTTTCAGTATCTTATTGTTACCAACTAGTACCATTAAGCCTCTACAGTCCCATACGAAAAACCATGGTACTCCTCACAAAAAGAGTTCATTTGACAACTAGGCCTAGACAGTGATTACTAAACACAAGTTCACCTGACATATTTGGAcctattttcttttcacattagAGCTTGCTGTTCTGTATTATTGCATTTACATAGGAGTAGTAGATATATACAGAAAAGTTCATTGTCAAACAATGCTGGAACAACATGAGTTATTTTACGTACTTGGAGTGTGAAAATGTCTCTAAAAAGGCAAAGAGTAAGGCACTTGATATACTCCTGTGCCGCCAACGACTCTGGCATGATGATCCAGATATATGTACAGGATTGTATCCTTTTCAAGTACACAGTGTACCTGGCACCCTCTAGTGTTAAACTGTGGTCTGTGCGCTTCCTGGATGGGCAGCTCTGAGACAAATGGCTGGTCTGAGAAGGTGCTTCACCtcctaaaatatatatttctctTTTGAGACTTGTAAAAGTGCTGAGCAGCTCTGACAGGAACTCAAAAATTTTACAGCGTTTGCTTTTTGAGAAAAACCAAACATGCTCAGATAAGAAAACTGGTCTTAGTGGATTTTGGCTTGTAAAAAACGAGtgttatttaatcattttgaaaGAGTGAAACTAGACTTTGCAGGCACATCTAGTCAGACCATATCACAccttaattattttttcatttagtcATATTTTCTTTGTCAATGTTAAACCCTGTTCTCACCAAATTTGTAACAAGTGCCCTCAATCCAATAGGCACTCAACAAGCTACCGCCAGATCCTCGTCAAAACAAGTGGGAACCGTACACTAACTTCACATGAATGGTCACTCAACACCAAGACTGAAAAACTACATGACGTCCACAAAGAACTCGCTGGGGTTGCCCATGGCCAGATGGAACGACTGACGCGATGCAGTCAGCTCTGGCGGTACAGAGCCCAGGTCACGGGTGGGCGGGGCACCAGGAGGTCCACCTGGAGTGGAGGAAGGGGGCGGAGGTAAAGCCGGGTGCATGGGGGCTGTGGGCAGCTGCTGCGTGTGAGGAAGAGCGTGAGCGGCTGCCATGGCCGGGTGTGGGTGCTGGggcaccatcatcaccatcatggGGTTGTAAGGCAGGATACCTGGCGGGTAGGGAGACATGTGGGGAGGCTGGGGCATGCGGTGATGATGTGAGCGCTGGGAGGAGGCGTGGCTGTGCTCGCTGGGGGCAGCAGAACCGTGGCCACGCCGCAGGCTGCTGCGGGTGGAGTATTCTGATTCGCTGCCGCTGCCGGAGCGCGAGTCAGCCCCGCCACCTTCTCCGCCCCCTCCGGAGGGGGATTTCTCCCCTCCACCCACGGTGCTGCCGGGACCTTTACTGCTGCGGCGTCGCTCACCCTCGCTTCTCGTCGACCCACTGCTTCGGCTCCCTGGGGTCAGAAAGAAAATGCTTTTTAGACTGTTTCCCTACTTTGTGGTCAGAAGTGATATTAAACATGATATATCCAAAACAACCAAGATGGTCCTTTAATGATAAACTAAACCAGTCAGTCCTTTCAGATTTGCATGAGTCTCAGCAGGGTGACATCTGATCCTCGACTGAACTCACCTTCACTGTGCTGGCTGCCGGTGCTGCCGGGGGCGTAGCTGTAGCTGGTGAGCTCGTGGTACGGAGGCGGCTGGCTGGGGTAGGGATGTGAAGGGTAGGGCTGATAGGGGAAGGTGTGCATCATGGGCCACGGGGAGGCCCCAGGGAGTGGCAGGGGGGCCAAAGTGTCCTGGTCTGAGGCCCCGCTGGAGCCATCATTGTCATTCAGGGACAGATTGGCCATGTCTGGGTGGGAGACAAGAAAATTATAAGACTCATCACACATCTTTATCATCTTTGTTTTCACATCATGTTTCCTCATTAACATGAATATATTTATCTTTTGCATGCATTAGAAACCAGTTAAGTCAGACTGAACCAAAGAAAATCATCAAGAACAGACACGTCGTGGAAATTAaacctgtaacagctgctgcagcttgtgGACAATCTGTTCTTTTCTCCTGCTCATTTTCAAGAGTTCTTCAGCGATTCTAATTTTAGGGATGCCAAGACATTCAAGAAATCCTTCCataactgaaatatcacatgtTTGACCCCTGCAACCACCAGTGTGTCAACAAAAAGGCCTGTGTGCAAAATGTGATTAAGTATAACATTCAGTGGGCTGATCCAAGTCAGTCTTTGATGAGCATGTTTTCCAGTAACTCACAGTTCTCACAGTCGCTTAAGTCTCCAAATACGTAGTAGCACTGTTCGGAGAAGGTGATCTTGTTGACGGTGTGTCGAATGAAGCCGGCCTTTAGCAGGTTGCTGGCATACTTCCTGGCTTCACGGCGGTCCTGGAACCCCTCGATGTGGTGGAACAGCCACTCGACTACGTCCGAGCCTGGCGGTGGATGCAGAGACGATGAAGATGAACTACAGGAAAACTTTATTCATActaaaggaaaagttttgcaGCAAAGATGCTCAGtatacataataaaataaagtttaaaaaaccGACTGAAGCACAACTTCCTAAAGCTGTTTTGATGTCACAAATAGGAGATTATTTCTATATCTGTGGTTCCTGGGATACTTTATTCTGTGACAATAAAGCATCAGAGTAAGTAGTGTAACCAACATCTTCATGGAGAATTTGGCAGCATTACCATTAACTCTGCTGAAAAAGAGCTGATCACCTGTAATCTACTGAATTTTTACTATTTTAAGAATGAAAATTcaagttatttattttcaaaaagcacaaaatgcacaaatgcaGTTTATGGAATTACTCCTTGTGATTCTGTTGCAGGTGATTCCAATttaacagatgttttcagtcaAACAGGCACTCACATCAGTActttagggttttttttcccctcccacaAGTCACACGGTTTTAATTCTGTGAACATAATGCCTTCCCTGTAAAATCCTGCAAGGCACAGACAGTTCATGTAACTAAAGTCCTCGTTTTTTGCCTTGTTtctactctctttttttttgccttaccaAGGAAAGCGTTGGGGATGGTGATTTTAAGCCACATGCGGTCCCTGACCTCCAGACCAGACTCTGGAGAGGCCATGGCCTTGGCAACTGATGCCATGTCTGAGTGTAGTGATAAATTGAACTCGTCAAAAcctggagacagagacggaggagCACTTTAGGAAatcagaagaggaagaagtgcagaCACGCAAGgataaatgaaagaatgattgAGAGAAGAAATCAGAACTGGGACAAAGCAAGAAGGCAAGGAGTGGAACTTTGAAGAGCAGATCAAAGGCTGGAAAGCAGTAGACATCATTTATCACATCATTTATCAAATCACGTAACGACAGCGGAGGcaaagggagaaagacagatgtgAAAGATGATTCCAGTGCCAATGTCATTACCAGAGAAAGATAAACGGAAACTGTAACAGGAAAAAGATCCTTTACAATAATGAACATCATTCAGGCCGTGTATAttgacagactgacaaagaAACAAGGTTCAGAGGTGGATATAGTTTTATGAGAAGATTGTGTGGATATGAAAGAGCtgagaacaaagaggaaaaagaggagaggtcAGTTACAgcacacagaaaatgagaagaatATGGAAAGAGGTTCTCACGTTCAGTCTCAgtgacggaggaggaggaggtgatggtgcTGAGGGAGGAGCTGCCTGGGTATGGAGGGTAAGCTCCAGTCATAGCCACAGAGTGGCTGACCCATGCTGCAGGGTCGATGGGTCGGATCGGTTCATCTACACAGGCAGAAAAGAGATTAGGAAACTTTTACTGACCCTGACACCAGCAACAGAAAAGCTGGTTGTCAGTGGGTGTGAGGCAGTCTGGTACTCACTGCGAGGCAGAGTGAAGTAGCCCTGAGGAGAAGGATCCCAGCACTTAGCCACTGTGAGGATGATGGGCctgacaaacacaagaaaaataagaatttaTCATAATTAAAAACCTGTTTACAATACGTTTCTCTAAAAACTGGGGTATGATAATCCTCAAAATGAGAAAGTAGCAACTGACCCTGGCTTGTGTACGATCTCCCTCAGTACCCGCACTGCATCGTCATTACTCATGTTCTCAAAGTTGATGTCGTTCACCTTGGAAAGTATCAAAGCACAAGAAACAGATTTTACTCAGATGCACAAGCACCAGCttcatgttgttgtgtttaaaaACAGACGTGTCattaatgctgcttttttttttgtggagaaCTGTTCTAACTTAAAAAGTGTTTATACATCTCAGTACATCAAAAGGAATTAAGCACAACTGCACAACTGAACCAGCATTAAGCTGTTTATAAACTGGGAAAGATTCTAAAATGAGCCTCACAAtgtctcaaaaacaaaaaagttacACCAGTAtcggaaagaaaaataaaacactcctTTTACGCCCTGCTCACCTGCAGCAGCATGTCACCGGGTTCTATGCGTCCATCCGCTGCCACAGCTCCTCCCTTCATGATGGAGCCAATGTAGATGCCCCCATCACCCCTTTCATTGCTCTGACCAACAATGCTAATGCCCAAGAAGTTGTACTTCTCTGTATTGTCGAGAAATCAGAATAGTGTTAACACTACATACACATTTGTCATACAAAAAAGTGTAGTGCAATACTTGACTTGTAGGTCTACGCTGTCGTACTGATTTCATTTGGTAAAGCAATGTATTTAATATTCTCCAAAACTTCCCAGAAATACTGAGGTTCAAAGACAAGAATAGATCAGGAGTTTACTGACCCATGTTCAGAGTGACGGTGATGATGTTCAAGGACATTGTGGAGTCTGTCACACTGCTGAAGGAGGAGGCCTGGAGTTGGAAACCACAAGAATGCGCTTAGAGATTTTCTTACAAATTCACTGACATAAAGATTTTCTCAGAGCAATCTATTCAGATGATTACCCATTATAAATTATTAACAGTGAAGAACCGCAGAGGGCaaccatacaaacacataaggaattagggaaaaaaaaaacatgggaaaatgtaaaacacagaggagaacacCAAGAAGAGTGAAGGGGTCTGTACATACCCTTTCCAGACGTGGAGGGCGCTGTTTCCGGCGTCGACGGTGTCGTTTCAGAAGCCTGGAGGCTGTGCTCTGTTCTGTTGCACTACTGAACCTGGAAGTCCAAAGGTCAACAAGATGTGAAAGGTCACACATAAACTTTTTATaggtttgtctctgtctcttcgcTCGTGTCTGAAGTCCTCCAAGCTAACACGGAAGCTAGAGCTTATGGATTCTtgagtaaaaaattttttgttcCACTTTTGTTAATCAAActcaaaaagataaaaaataaagtaagaaaatatacTGAAAAACCCAAAATGGCAGGTAGAGAATTCAACTTGgagacaaaaatagtcaacagtCCAGTCCAGAAGCACTCAGAGGGAGACATTTTAATCCAACTATTATATTTACTATGGTAGCTGGGCAAAGTAAATACAGTAAACTTCTCTAGAAAAATATAAAACGTAATGATAACTAACTAAAAAGTTCCTCTCTTTCATCATTCTCTCACCTGCTCATGGTGTCGTCGTCCTCAGAGTCACAGAAGCTGGTCGTTTCCAGCTCGCTGCTCATCACGGTACTGGAGCTCTCATATCCTGCCAGGTGGCGCTCCAGGCGACTCTGGCCATTCATACGAGGCCCTGGGAGACCGCAGAAAAAGCCCGAAAGACAAGAAGGAGGATACTCAGCATGAAATTTCGTGTTTGCTCAAGTCAGAGTTAACATTTTGTTTCGTATAGATCACAAACATTCCTCATTTCTCAGCATTCCTTGATTATATCACAATCTATTCACTGTTTGGATGCTGGGTGCATGCCAGATCTTGATGGCACACCGTCCTaaaggagctttttttttccttcccatcagcactgtgatcttgtgtttCTCACCGTGTTGCTCCATGCTCTCTCTGTGACGAGGCCTCTCTCTCCTGAAAGAAACTACAGACTCTGTTTCAGTCTGGTCGTCCAAAGTCTCCACGCTGCCTGTGGCGTTCGGACTgtgaaagaagaagcaggagcaTAGTTGGAATTAGAGCACAACATCTGATTTAACTGTTTTACTGCAACAATTTTGCCAAACTGATAAACACTGTACACCATTTATCATTGCAGAAGCAGacatcttgttttttgtttttttttaagtccccACATTTTTCTCAGTTGTTAAAAtctggtgcctacattacccacagtgCAACTTTACCTCCAACAGTTCAATCAGCAATACAGGTGTGTTATGCTAGTAGGGGCCAGTATAGCCTCGAGATGCTAGCCTCAATCCAGTGAAGAGCAGGCGACAGACGCCTGCTGAattcacttctttctaactccacacccccattttatttttcattttcaagctCGTCGACTTCAGCTCCAGCCGAAATTGAGGAGACCCCACAGTGTGaagaattacatttaattttccAGCATGAGCAATGGTGTTGATCCAGCTCCAAATACAGCATGGAAAGAAATAACTAACGTGGTTAATTCTCAATCGCCTGCAAACCGCACGTTTAGCGAAGTTAAAAAGaaattgtttaatttgaaattgGATTCAAAAACCATCAGGCCACCGTCCTGAAGCcaaaggagaaagacaggacGAGGTCCAAACATAAGAAATGAACGAGTGCACTCCATTTGACCCCTAAACCGAACATGACGAGCTCCAGACAACTTACTTCTAAGGAACTAAGAGCTATGGTAGGACGTTATTAAAATTATAGATGCTTAGTTTGTTTTGGACACTACAGCCCCTGTTAAAATTACAGTAATGGTTTCCTCATATGTTAGCAGGACAACATGGATGCTACAGACAGCAGTAAAGGATGAAGAAAAGATTAAAAGACAGTTATTTTATTCTAAAAATGTCTCTCTTTAAAGCTGCCATAATCACCATTTTTATATCAATAATGGGTCAAATGACTTTCTGTAATGTGAAAGGAGTTGCTCtaagtgacaaacccacagagagttATTGAATTATCATCCGACtcagctttatggagcttttCAGCTCATTACTTTGGTTGGAACAacctgcagctttactgttttggttcagtctcactcctctcatcagtgtcactttacatttctgatattttgttCTTCTTTATGTAGTTAAGATTTAAAAACCAGGAAAAGATAACATGGTTAAACTATGTGTAAGAACATTCTGAGATGAGATTGTTCTGTGTATTGAAAGAACTGGTTCCTGAGCTACTCATGTTAATAAAAAGGGCGGCCCCCAGCTAAGATCAGGTTCTAATGAGCTGTAGTGTTCCTGCTATTCTTGTTGGAACCCGATACTGGGAGTGTATGAGATATTCAGGAAGAgatacagtatttacattacagctaTGGGAGAACCACAAATGTATGTTAAGTTTTAAAGTACAGTTGAAATATGCAGGTTGTGATAAGGTTTTTGTCCTTGTGGTGCCCTGCTCCAGGTAAATATACAGAACAGGAATGTGCTTTGCTTACTGAAAGGAGGGCGGTCTGGAGTCCCCGATGCCCCCTGTCCTCTCTGCAGGTGGGGGTGGAAGGGGCGGAGGAGGGGGCGAAGGCTGGGTAGTCGTTTCCACAGGAGGAACCACTGCCACTGGAGGCTCTGCTGCTGGAGTGTCTGAAGATACCAACTGAAAGagaaggcaaaaagaaagagactgagagccaaaaagagaggaaagcatCCAAGgtaaagggttaaaaaaaaaaaaaaaaaaacaagtggtaCAAACTGAGAGAGTGCAATGAGAAGAAAGggtgagaaaatgagaggaataAAAGGAGGAGTAGGAAGGAGGCTGAGGGTACAGGGAGGGAAAACGGGTAAGATGTCAATTActttgacacacaaacactgtactCTTTTCAGTTGGACGTCTCAAGGGCATACTGAAACGCTATCCTACACTTAACCTGTCTCTCCTCATTATACAACAAAAGTGCCCACAaacgtgcacatacacacacagacacacacacacaaggaaacacacatCAACAATTAGGGTGAATGTCATACAGCATCCATTACAACTTACACAGAAAGGGAGTAAAATGCAGTTAAGACAAGGTGAACAAAAAATGTGAGCTAAAATAGAAAGAAAActgttgtatgtttgtatgtaggCTGGAAATATTCAAAATCTGTGCATTTTAACACCAAATCGCTGCAGAGCACACGGAAATGGCTGTAAATCCACTGTTCACTCCACAGCTTTGGGAAGTTTGGTGCATTCAGTGAGTTCAAATAAACAAGTTTAACATTCCCGTCAAAACAATTCCACCAAATGGAGTCAATCAGCCTCGAAAGACTGACGTTCAGCCTCTTTACTGAGTCACTCCCCGCTGCTCCCTCCCCACTAATGGATGTGTGACTATGAAACACTCGTCTTCTGGGATCCTTCCATCCATCTTGGCCTGCAGATCACATATCAGTCCCTCTGGTCTCGCAGCTTTGTTCCCCTCTCTTTTAATGCCTTCCCTCGTTCTTATGCACTTAACAGATGCTTTGGCCTCAACCCTGCTTATCTGGGCCAAGTCCCCCATGTTTTGTCTGCATTCAAATGTAACCTGCTGGGTGGGGTACAGCAACCGGGCCTTCAAATGGAGAAATGGAAAGTGTAAAAACTGTACCTGGCaacttactgtactgtaagtgGTAACAAGCTGTGCTGCTCGCAGCTCACAGGCTTGAATATCGATTAACGCAATGAGAGAAACATTTGACTTCCACGTGATTTGTTCAGCAAactgaaagatttcatttgactCCACATGCTGAATCTTCAAATACTCATTGTAACATGCAGATCTATCTGTTCTAGTTCttagatacatacacacatagggTGCAATGTGCACTCTGTCAATAATTTCTGGGGTAACACTTATTGCAATTCAATACAACAGCTCTGCCTTAAATTCCACGTATACAGACTTTATAGTTCATAAACGTTTTAGCTGGCATTGTCAGAAATGTGTAAattgtgtgtagttgtgtggtACTACACTGGATAGTAGTTGTACTGGACTTTTTGGCAGCACAGTTATATTCATTAAATTGCACAGGTGAACCTAATAAACGCCACTGAGTACATTTTGTCTTTCCAATTATTTTACTTCATTTAAGGATTCTAATTTAAGAAATATCACAGCTggctgcctgaaaaaaaaacagcaataaccAAAAACTGGAATAAAAAGGAATCTCCAAGGACATAGAACTGGAAATAACTGTGATGAGGAAAACTTTCTGCTAAAATGGCAGAAATGGCTCATGATTCACTGCACACAACAAGGACAGTATCATCTGTTCCTCGATAAATGTAAGAATAATACACAGCAAATACTCTGATTATAAGGCTAAGAAACACGTACACCACTGaggataaaataataaaaagatatGAACAGATAATTAGACTACATTCAAGAAAATTCTTCTAAGTACTAAAACTAAATAAGGGCATGACAACAGATTTAATGAATACTGAGATGAACATTTTTATAGTCTCTCCCGAACTTACAGTGCAAGGTATTGTCTATATAGTGACTCAGACTGCGGCTAAAGCTCCAAGAATATTTTCCTCATATTTTCTCTGGTCTCCTTCCTCCTGTTTAACCTGGCTGGACAGTTAGTCTGTTTCAAGCTTCTCACTCTTTCCAAAAGATTATTCCccaaaatcttattttttttagcaaagcAAGTATAAGTCCCAgctactgctactgctacaAAGAGTGTGGTGTTGCGATGTGATACACAATAATGCAAATTTAAGCACTGAAATCTTTTATTACTCCATTTTATTGCTGCTCGTTAGACTAGATCGTTAGTCTGAGGGAGGTCTGGGGGAAtgcacaggaaaaggaaaagtggTTTCTGAAAACAGCCTCTGGCTGATAACGTTGGCTGACTTTTGAGATAAAAACCGAGtcttgacattttcagacaaaCCTCGGTGGGAAATTGGTGAAATGATGAGATTTATGAATTTAGAACAATGGTCACCAGTGAAATTTGGACAGCAGCAGGTTTATTATTGCTTACCCATGACACCACTCTGCCGTTGAAACATGGCAACTTGGCACTATCATCGGAAATCTCTTCTTTCACCACCCTGGaaaatgaagagacagagagaggtttaGGAGGTATAAATTGTTCTGCCCTCATAATATTATGGCATGGTATGTGGTATCTGGATGGTAGAGTGGAGGGGAGGAATGAGGGAGGAAAAACTATACCAAGGCTTTAGTCTTGTCATaatggaaaaaaactgaaactgctgGGAATTAAACGGTTTACATTACTGACACATTACATAGAAATTATTAGGCTGTGACAACAACACGGCTGAACTGAATCAAAGACCAGGCTTATTTGCCATATTCCTTTAACATGTGGTGCCAGGTGTTTTATGGATCAGTCTGTGGCTAACACAATTGACGATAGTGGCTCTGGCTGAGCAGCACTTCAGCTTACATCATATTTAACACAACAGCTGAAAAGACTTGAAGCTTTTGTATACATTAGGAAAGAAAGTGTGTAACTGAATCCACCATGGACAATAAGGACAAATCCTTTTTCAAAACACATGTGGCTTTACATCACAATATCAATTTACATCATAATAtggtacatttactcaaaatcaattgagaaaatatttatagaattgtgtttttgttaaatctgGTAAATTAAATACCTAAAAAAATTAAAGTACTTTATCACATTTGATGCAAAATTCATATAAAAGGCCAATGATGGTATGAAGCAGTTCTGCTCATTGATCTGAAACTTTGTCCACAATAACCCTATAAATCTGGCAATGCACAGTATGACAAAATTTCTAACAGCTGACAGATGT
The sequence above is drawn from the Toxotes jaculatrix isolate fToxJac2 chromosome 23, fToxJac2.pri, whole genome shotgun sequence genome and encodes:
- the dvl2 gene encoding segment polarity protein dishevelled homolog DVL-2; this translates as MAETKIIYHIDEEETPYLVKIPIAAENITLLDFKQVLNKPNYKFFFKSMDQDFGVVKEEISDDSAKLPCFNGRVVSWLVSSDTPAAEPPVAVVPPVETTTQPSPPPPPLPPPPAERTGGIGDSRPPSFHPNATGSVETLDDQTETESVVSFRRERPRHRESMEQHGPRMNGQSRLERHLAGYESSSTVMSSELETTSFCDSEDDDTMSRFSSATEQSTASRLLKRHRRRRKQRPPRLERASSFSSVTDSTMSLNIITVTLNMEKYNFLGISIVGQSNERGDGGIYIGSIMKGGAVAADGRIEPGDMLLQVNDINFENMSNDDAVRVLREIVHKPGPIILTVAKCWDPSPQGYFTLPRNEPIRPIDPAAWVSHSVAMTGAYPPYPGSSSLSTITSSSSVTETERFDEFNLSLHSDMASVAKAMASPESGLEVRDRMWLKITIPNAFLGSDVVEWLFHHIEGFQDRREARKYASNLLKAGFIRHTVNKITFSEQCYYVFGDLSDCENYMANLSLNDNDGSSGASDQDTLAPLPLPGASPWPMMHTFPYQPYPSHPYPSQPPPYHELTSYSYAPGSTGSQHSEGSRSSGSTRSEGERRRSSKGPGSTVGGGEKSPSGGGGEGGGADSRSGSGSESEYSTRSSLRRGHGSAAPSEHSHASSQRSHHHRMPQPPHMSPYPPGILPYNPMMVMMVPQHPHPAMAAAHALPHTQQLPTAPMHPALPPPPSSTPGGPPGAPPTRDLGSVPPELTASRQSFHLAMGNPSEFFVDVM